A window from Lachnoanaerobaculum umeaense encodes these proteins:
- a CDS encoding ABC transporter permease: MLKYTIKRLIFGLATIFIVSTLTFFLMQQVPGGPFAADKSISKAAQKALEVKYGLDKPITVQYVNYFKNALRGDFGISIKQRGRDVAQIISSKFPVSARVGGISIILALMFGVPLGSIAALNRGKVLDRLIIMFATLGIAVPSFVVCTILMYTLGVKLELLPTYGLTSPLNYIMPVLALSFYPTAYIARQMRSSMLDVLGQDYMRTARAKGLSENVILFKHALRNAILPIITYMGPLVAYTLVGSFVVEKIFTIPGLGGEFVSSVINQDYTVIMGTTIFLATLIIVMNVLVDIAYTIIDPRIKLK; encoded by the coding sequence GTGTTAAAGTATACTATCAAAAGGTTGATATTTGGACTGGCAACTATATTTATTGTATCAACCTTGACGTTTTTCCTTATGCAGCAGGTTCCCGGAGGCCCGTTTGCTGCGGATAAGTCGATTTCAAAAGCAGCTCAAAAAGCATTGGAAGTAAAATATGGTTTGGATAAACCTATTACAGTGCAGTATGTTAATTATTTTAAAAATGCCTTAAGGGGAGATTTTGGAATAAGTATAAAGCAGAGAGGAAGAGATGTAGCTCAGATAATATCCAGTAAATTTCCGGTGTCTGCAAGAGTGGGAGGAATATCAATAATCCTCGCACTAATGTTTGGAGTTCCACTAGGTTCTATTGCCGCACTTAATAGGGGAAAAGTCCTTGACAGACTGATTATTATGTTTGCGACTTTGGGAATAGCGGTACCAAGTTTCGTAGTATGTACTATTCTTATGTATACATTAGGCGTTAAGCTTGAGCTTCTACCAACATATGGTCTAACATCACCATTAAATTATATAATGCCTGTATTGGCACTTTCATTTTACCCTACAGCTTATATTGCAAGACAGATGAGGTCTTCAATGTTGGATGTACTTGGACAGGATTATATGAGAACAGCAAGGGCAAAAGGACTTTCAGAGAATGTTATTTTGTTTAAACATGCACTTAGAAATGCCATACTGCCGATTATTACATATATGGGACCTCTTGTAGCATATACTCTTGTAGGTAGCTTTGTTGTAGAAAAGATATTCACTATTCCGGGACTCGGAGGCGAGTTTGTAAGTTCGGTTATAAATCAGGACTACACAGTTATTATGGGAACTACCATATTCCTGGCAACACTTATTATAGTGATGAATGTTTTGGTAGATATCGCATATACAATCATTGATCCAAGAATAAAACTAAAGTAA
- a CDS encoding ABC transporter permease: MSKHIISGHLNLSPEDFLPVSKEEKESLVVMRQSVSFWQDGFRRLLKNKVALVSLAVFFVILILAFIVPIFYPYDYATQLQGSERLMPMQYSANEMTRIAAGEKIFPHILGTDSLGRDYAIRVMMGARISLIVGLLASFIVLIIGSIYGSIAAFSGGWVDLIMMRIVDIIYTVPDILLIILLTFALKKPMKLLASAPGFGWINILGINLISIFIVFALLYWVGMARIVRGQILVLKEQEYVTAARALGAKSGQIIRKHLLTNTIGTLIVTTTLQIPSAIFTESYLSFLGLGVAVPMPSLGSLASDAITGLQSYPHLLFAPAILISLIILSLNLLGDGLRDAFDPKLKN; encoded by the coding sequence ATGAGCAAACATATTATTTCAGGGCATTTAAATTTATCGCCTGAAGATTTTTTGCCTGTCAGCAAAGAAGAAAAAGAAAGCTTGGTAGTGATGCGTCAAAGTGTCAGCTTCTGGCAGGACGGATTTCGAAGACTTTTAAAAAATAAGGTAGCACTTGTATCTTTGGCAGTGTTTTTTGTTATATTGATACTTGCATTTATTGTACCAATCTTTTATCCATATGATTATGCAACACAGTTACAAGGTAGTGAGAGACTTATGCCTATGCAGTACTCAGCAAATGAGATGACAAGAATAGCTGCAGGAGAGAAGATATTTCCACATATACTGGGTACAGACAGTCTTGGAAGAGATTATGCAATCAGAGTAATGATGGGGGCTAGAATTTCACTTATAGTAGGACTTTTGGCATCTTTTATTGTACTTATTATCGGTTCGATTTATGGTTCTATTGCAGCATTCTCAGGTGGATGGGTGGATCTTATAATGATGAGAATTGTAGATATTATATACACAGTTCCTGATATTCTACTTATCATACTTTTAACATTTGCACTCAAGAAACCAATGAAGCTTTTGGCATCTGCACCGGGATTTGGATGGATCAATATTCTTGGAATAAATCTGATAAGTATATTTATAGTTTTTGCGCTTTTGTACTGGGTAGGTATGGCAAGAATTGTTCGTGGACAGATACTTGTGTTAAAGGAGCAGGAGTATGTTACAGCTGCCAGAGCACTTGGAGCAAAGAGTGGACAGATAATCAGAAAGCACTTGCTTACAAATACTATCGGTACATTGATAGTTACAACTACATTGCAAATACCTTCTGCTATATTTACAGAAAGTTATTTGTCATTTTTGGGACTGGGTGTGGCTGTTCCAATGCCATCTCTTGGTTCACTTGCTTCAGATGCCATTACAGGATTGCAATCATATCCACATCTTTTATTTGCACCGGCAATACTTATCAGTTTGATAATACTTAGTCTTAACCTTTTGGGTGACGGACTCCGTGATGCATTTGACCCTAAGCTAAAGAATTAA